A single genomic interval of Hemiscyllium ocellatum isolate sHemOce1 chromosome 44, sHemOce1.pat.X.cur, whole genome shotgun sequence harbors:
- the LOC132835309 gene encoding probable N-acetyltransferase 16: MCRPDQKIFTVQFETETIIPGLGAAINQLKESVAEWEDPILLGATYVKRVFLSPEVVDEVLPGKTIIQDWAPYKPLESNLEKLVRQDLIWIVDDKEEPRVISLGTAP, translated from the exons Atgtgtcggccagaccag AAAATCTTCACTGTGCAGTTTGAGACAGAAACTATCATTCCGGGATTGGGAGCTGCCATCAACCAGCTGAAGGAGAGTGTGGCAGAATGGGAAGATCCAATCCTTCTCGGAGCCACGTATGTCAAGCGGGTGTTCCTTAGCCCCGAGGTGGTGGATGAAGTGCTGCCTGGGAAGACCATTATTCAAGACTGGGCTCCGTACAAGCCATTGGAGAGCAACCTAGAGAAGTTAGTGAGGCAAGACCTCATTTGGATAGTCGACGACAAAGAAGAGCCCAGGGTCATCAGCCTAGGCACTGCCCCCTAA